The following are from one region of the Prevotella communis genome:
- the ileS gene encoding isoleucine--tRNA ligase: MAKRFAEHNGLNLTQVNNEILEKWMKDDIFHRSIDEREGCPQFVFFEGPPSANGHPGIHHVLGRSLKDTFNRYKTMQGFQVKRKAGWDTHGLPVELGVEKELGITKADIDNKESDKYISTEDYNKKCRENVMKFTAEWRELTERMGYFVDLDNPYITYDNKYIETLWYLLKKFYEKGLLYKGYTIQPYSPAAGTGLSSHELNQPGCYRDVKDTTCTALFKMKNPKAEMTEWGTPYFMAWTTTPWTLAANSALCVGPKIDYVALQTYNPYTAEKITVVMAEARVAAYFDTAAEITDGGEMPEFKKGEKFLPYRVVGRYKGTDLVGMEYEQLLPMIKPMGDAFKVIPGDYVTTEDGAGIVHIAPNFGADDAFVAKKAGICPIVLIDKKGNERPVVDLQGKYFVLEDLDAEFVNKYVDVEKWGKYAGRYVKNAYDENLTDKDETLDISICMDLKAEGKAFKIEKHVHNYPHCWRTDKPVLYYPLDSWFIKSSACKERMSQLNTTIGWHPESTGTGRFGNWLENLNDWNLSRSRFWGTPLPIWRSEDGEEKCIGSLEELYNEIEKAVAAGVMTSNPLKEKGFVPGDMSKENYDKIDMHRPYVDYIVLVSDSGKPMKRESDLIDVWFDSGSMPYAQIHYPFENRELIDNNKAFPADFINEGVDQTRGWFFTLHAIATMIFDSVAFKNVISTGLVLDAKGNKMSKHVGNVINPFEMIDKYGSDAVRFYMITNSEPWDNLKFDPEGVAEISRKFFGTLYNTYSLFAMYANVDNFDPKAPQIPVEKRPEFDRWILSCLNSLVKGVEEEMNGFDPTRAGRLIDKFVDEDLSNWYVRLNKKRFWGKEMDEDKLAAYQTLYECLMTVSKLLAPFAPFFADRIYCDMGGEMDSVHLEKFPVANMSLVNADLEQRMEIAQRITTVVLSLRKKEGIAVKQPLQTLMIPPVDEAQRIAIESVKQIFLQEVNVKDVKFVEGQGILVKKVKCNFRTMGKKFGKDMKAVAAAVTDMTQEQIAELETNGKVQLGSYEILAEDVEVISEDIPGWLVGNDGNLTIALDITLTDELRAEGMARTLVNRIQNIRKKSGLEITDRIRVQIEPNAAVMKAVEDFGDYIARQVLADEVKLEANEGQSVEFDDFKLNINITKS, encoded by the coding sequence ATGGCAAAGAGATTCGCCGAACATAACGGCTTGAACCTGACACAGGTGAATAACGAGATTCTGGAGAAGTGGATGAAGGATGATATCTTTCATCGCAGCATTGATGAACGTGAGGGCTGTCCTCAGTTTGTATTCTTCGAGGGTCCTCCCTCTGCAAACGGTCATCCAGGTATCCACCATGTGCTGGGTCGCTCATTGAAGGATACGTTTAACCGTTATAAGACCATGCAGGGCTTCCAGGTGAAGCGTAAGGCCGGTTGGGATACTCATGGTCTGCCTGTAGAACTTGGTGTCGAAAAAGAACTGGGTATTACTAAGGCTGATATTGACAACAAGGAAAGTGATAAGTATATCTCAACGGAGGATTACAATAAGAAGTGTCGTGAAAACGTGATGAAGTTTACCGCAGAATGGCGTGAACTGACTGAGCGTATGGGCTATTTTGTAGACCTGGATAATCCTTATATCACTTACGATAATAAGTATATAGAGACTTTGTGGTACCTTTTGAAGAAATTCTATGAGAAGGGTCTACTTTATAAAGGTTATACCATTCAGCCTTACAGTCCTGCAGCCGGTACAGGCTTGTCGAGTCATGAGCTGAACCAGCCTGGTTGCTATCGTGACGTGAAGGATACTACTTGCACGGCACTCTTCAAAATGAAGAATCCAAAGGCTGAGATGACAGAATGGGGTACACCATATTTTATGGCTTGGACAACAACGCCTTGGACGCTGGCTGCAAACTCGGCTCTCTGTGTAGGCCCAAAGATTGATTATGTGGCGCTGCAAACCTATAATCCATATACTGCCGAGAAAATTACGGTGGTGATGGCTGAGGCACGTGTAGCTGCTTATTTTGATACTGCAGCAGAGATTACTGATGGCGGCGAGATGCCAGAATTCAAGAAGGGTGAGAAGTTCTTGCCTTATCGTGTGGTAGGTCGCTATAAAGGTACTGACCTCGTAGGTATGGAGTACGAACAGTTGTTGCCAATGATTAAGCCTATGGGCGATGCCTTCAAGGTGATTCCTGGTGACTATGTGACGACAGAGGATGGCGCTGGTATTGTGCATATCGCGCCCAACTTCGGTGCTGACGACGCCTTTGTTGCTAAGAAGGCAGGAATCTGTCCTATTGTACTGATTGATAAGAAGGGCAACGAACGTCCTGTTGTTGATCTGCAGGGTAAGTATTTTGTACTTGAAGATCTCGATGCAGAATTCGTTAATAAATATGTAGATGTAGAGAAGTGGGGTAAATATGCTGGTCGTTATGTGAAGAACGCCTATGATGAGAACCTCACCGATAAGGATGAAACTCTTGATATTTCCATCTGCATGGATCTTAAGGCAGAAGGCAAAGCCTTTAAGATTGAGAAGCATGTTCACAACTATCCACACTGTTGGCGTACGGATAAGCCCGTGCTCTATTATCCGCTGGATTCATGGTTCATTAAGAGTTCTGCTTGCAAGGAGCGCATGAGCCAGTTGAATACTACTATTGGCTGGCATCCAGAGTCAACAGGTACAGGCCGCTTTGGTAACTGGTTGGAGAATCTGAATGACTGGAACCTCTCCCGTTCACGCTTCTGGGGTACACCACTGCCTATCTGGCGTAGTGAGGATGGCGAGGAAAAATGTATTGGCAGTCTGGAGGAACTCTACAACGAAATAGAAAAGGCTGTTGCTGCAGGTGTGATGACCTCTAATCCATTGAAGGAGAAGGGCTTCGTACCTGGTGATATGTCGAAGGAAAACTACGACAAGATTGATATGCACCGTCCGTACGTGGATTATATTGTTTTGGTGAGCGACAGTGGTAAGCCCATGAAGCGCGAGAGCGACTTGATAGACGTATGGTTCGACTCTGGTTCTATGCCATATGCCCAGATTCACTACCCATTTGAGAATCGCGAGCTCATCGATAATAATAAGGCATTCCCTGCAGACTTTATCAATGAGGGCGTGGACCAGACACGAGGCTGGTTCTTCACGCTTCACGCTATTGCAACGATGATTTTCGATTCTGTTGCTTTTAAGAACGTGATATCTACAGGTCTTGTGCTTGATGCTAAGGGAAATAAAATGTCGAAGCACGTGGGCAATGTAATCAATCCTTTCGAGATGATTGATAAGTACGGCTCTGATGCTGTGCGTTTCTATATGATTACAAACTCAGAACCTTGGGATAACCTGAAGTTCGATCCAGAGGGCGTGGCTGAAATCAGTCGTAAGTTCTTTGGTACCTTATATAATACATACTCACTCTTCGCGATGTATGCTAATGTGGATAACTTCGATCCGAAAGCTCCACAGATTCCCGTTGAGAAGCGTCCTGAGTTTGACAGATGGATTTTGTCTTGTCTGAATTCATTGGTGAAGGGCGTAGAGGAAGAGATGAATGGCTTTGATCCCACCCGTGCAGGACGACTCATAGATAAGTTTGTTGACGAGGACCTCTCTAACTGGTATGTGCGTCTGAACAAGAAACGCTTCTGGGGTAAGGAGATGGATGAGGATAAGTTGGCTGCATATCAGACGCTTTACGAGTGCTTGATGACTGTTTCTAAACTCCTGGCTCCGTTTGCTCCGTTCTTCGCAGATCGTATCTACTGTGATATGGGTGGCGAGATGGACAGCGTGCACTTGGAGAAATTCCCCGTAGCTAATATGTCATTGGTGAATGCTGACCTGGAACAGCGTATGGAGATTGCTCAGCGCATTACTACCGTTGTGCTGTCACTGCGCAAGAAGGAAGGCATTGCCGTGAAGCAGCCTCTGCAGACCTTGATGATTCCACCCGTGGACGAGGCTCAACGCATCGCAATCGAGAGCGTGAAGCAGATTTTCCTGCAGGAAGTGAACGTGAAGGACGTGAAATTCGTTGAGGGTCAGGGTATCCTGGTGAAGAAAGTGAAGTGTAACTTCCGTACGATGGGTAAGAAGTTTGGCAAGGACATGAAGGCCGTTGCTGCTGCTGTTACTGACATGACACAGGAGCAGATTGCTGAACTGGAGACCAACGGAAAGGTGCAGTTGGGTAGCTATGAGATTCTGGCCGAGGACGTTGAGGTAATCAGTGAGGATATTCCTGGATGGCTGGTTGGCAACGATGGTAACCTGACTATTGCTCTCGATATCACGCTGACTGACGAGCTGCGTGCAGAGGGTATGGCCCGTACGCTTGTGAACCGCATTCAGAACATTCGTAAGAAGAGCGGATTGGAGATTACTGACCGTATCCGCGTACAGATAGAACCCAACGCGGCTGTAATGAAGGCTGTGGAGGACTTTGGCGACTATATCGCCCGTCAGGTGCTGGCCGATGAGGTCAAGCTGGAGGCCAATGAGGGACAGTCTGTTGAATTTGATGATTTTAAACTGAATATCAATATTACTAAATCTTAA
- a CDS encoding TraR/DksA family transcriptional regulator, whose translation MAEKTRYTDEELEEFRQIINEKLALAKRDYDQMMASLTNQDSNDVDDTSPTYKALEEGSATQSKEDLIQFAARQQKFIQGLKAALVRIENKTYGIDRITGKLIPAERLRAVPHATLSVESKQIEKQKK comes from the coding sequence ATGGCGGAAAAGACACGCTACACTGACGAGGAGCTCGAGGAGTTCCGTCAGATAATCAATGAGAAGTTGGCCTTGGCCAAACGTGACTACGACCAAATGATGGCTTCGCTGACCAATCAGGATTCTAACGATGTGGATGACACATCACCCACCTACAAGGCATTGGAGGAGGGTAGTGCTACGCAGTCAAAGGAAGACTTGATTCAGTTTGCAGCACGTCAGCAAAAGTTTATTCAGGGACTTAAAGCTGCCCTCGTACGTATTGAGAATAAGACATATGGCATTGACCGCATCACAGGAAAACTTATTCCTGCTGAGCGTCTGCGTGCTGTACCTCATGCTACGTTGAGCGTTGAGTCAAAGCAGATTGAAAAGCAAAAGAAGTGA
- a CDS encoding lipoprotein signal peptidase has product MNKAKEIVTKGRLAVILIIAILLIDQFIKIWVKTHMELHESIRVTNWFYIAFIENNGMAYGMQIGSKLLLSLFRVVAIGALGYYIWLQSKKTNVRWGYIVCLSMILAGAAGNLIDCMFYGLCFDASTVGHVSQYVGLGNGYESFLMGRVVDMFYFPLIVTTYPDWFPVCGGEDFIFFSPVFNFADSSISVGVVALLLFFRKEIGQISFRKK; this is encoded by the coding sequence GTGAATAAGGCTAAAGAAATCGTGACTAAAGGAAGATTGGCGGTGATACTAATCATCGCCATCCTCCTTATTGACCAGTTTATTAAAATATGGGTGAAGACCCACATGGAGTTACATGAGAGTATCCGAGTGACCAACTGGTTCTATATTGCTTTTATCGAAAACAACGGTATGGCTTATGGTATGCAGATTGGTTCGAAGTTACTTCTTTCACTTTTCCGTGTAGTAGCCATAGGTGCTCTAGGGTATTATATCTGGCTTCAATCTAAAAAAACTAATGTTCGTTGGGGATATATTGTCTGCTTGTCTATGATATTGGCAGGTGCTGCAGGCAACCTAATTGACTGTATGTTCTATGGTTTATGTTTTGATGCCTCTACTGTAGGACACGTTAGTCAGTATGTAGGTTTGGGCAATGGCTATGAGTCGTTCCTCATGGGACGGGTGGTGGATATGTTTTATTTTCCCCTCATTGTCACGACTTATCCCGATTGGTTCCCTGTTTGTGGAGGTGAGGATTTTATCTTCTTTAGTCCCGTATTTAATTTTGCCGACTCGAGTATTAGTGTTGGAGTAGTAGCTTTATTGCTGTTCTTCAGAAAAGAAATCGGTCAGATTTCATTTAGGAAGAAATGA
- a CDS encoding DUF4296 domain-containing protein yields MKKYLLFAVGVFTMMVGCKPGTPSEYIQPDDMEDILVEYHMAKAMAGQYDGSYEERNYQQALYIEAVLRKHGVTQEQFDSSLVYYYRRADRFDKLYQNVADRLEEQALSLGATEGEIGKFASLSATGDTANIWTERSRYAMMPVPPYNRWSFEVSVDTAFYNGDSFLMQFMSDFMFQDGMRSCTLNIAVTYDNDTTISKNIVFSYAGLTQLRIPAYENHAVKRLRGYFYLAGGSDRTTTTRLLFLDNIQLIRFHNEQHEENQKDSVESDSIGGQIRLDSVGGGNLPRGGLKMVSIDSGVTQHGMVRRTSLPEKR; encoded by the coding sequence ATGAAGAAATATCTGCTGTTTGCCGTAGGCGTTTTTACAATGATGGTTGGATGCAAACCCGGTACGCCGAGTGAATATATTCAGCCTGACGACATGGAGGATATCCTTGTTGAGTATCATATGGCTAAAGCTATGGCCGGCCAGTATGACGGGTCATATGAGGAGCGTAATTATCAACAGGCTTTGTATATTGAGGCTGTATTGCGTAAGCATGGTGTGACTCAGGAGCAGTTTGACTCTTCACTAGTCTATTATTATCGTCGTGCTGACAGGTTTGATAAACTTTATCAGAATGTAGCCGACAGACTTGAGGAACAGGCTTTGTCGCTTGGTGCTACAGAAGGTGAGATTGGTAAGTTTGCTTCTCTTAGTGCTACTGGTGATACGGCTAATATCTGGACAGAGCGTTCGCGCTATGCAATGATGCCAGTCCCTCCTTATAATCGTTGGTCGTTTGAAGTATCAGTAGATACGGCTTTTTATAATGGGGATAGCTTTCTTATGCAGTTTATGTCTGACTTTATGTTCCAGGATGGTATGCGTAGTTGTACGCTAAATATCGCAGTGACCTATGATAATGACACTACAATCAGTAAAAATATAGTGTTCTCTTATGCAGGTCTGACTCAACTGCGTATCCCTGCTTACGAAAATCATGCAGTCAAGCGTCTTCGCGGCTATTTCTATCTGGCTGGTGGTAGTGATCGTACAACGACTACACGCCTTTTATTCCTGGATAATATTCAGTTGATACGTTTTCATAATGAACAGCATGAAGAGAATCAGAAAGATAGCGTCGAATCAGATAGTATTGGAGGACAAATCCGTCTTGACTCAGTCGGTGGTGGAAATCTCCCAAGGGGAGGTCTTAAAATGGTATCCATTGACTCAGGAGTTACCCAACACGGAATGGTTAGGCGGACAAGTTTGCCTGAGAAGAGATAA
- a CDS encoding MFS transporter, which yields MNTKVRLAVMNFLEFAVWGAYLTCMGNYLGKAGLGENIAWFYAIQGIVSIFMPTLMGIVADKWIQPQRLLGLCHLLAGVFMLGCWWMGVQAGFGNELPNKSLFIAMYTLSVAFFMPTIALANTAAFSILKKNGMDTVKDFPPIRVLGTVGFIATMWFVNCAVWEDGSFSFTLAENSHKFQYTYMQFFVSGLLSVLLCAYCFTLPECPLKKQEDGKNKSIVESLGLNAFKLFKTKKMAFFFIFSALLGMCLQVTNGYAGPFITSFKGNPDFADTFAANNATLLTSISQISEALCILMIPFFLKRFGIKIVMLMSMFAWVFRFGFFGVGDPAMPGVIFFVLSCIVYGVAFDFFNVSGGIFVDQECAPDIKASAQGLFMMMTNGIGATIGTLIAGEVVNYFCQWEGDYLMGEWQSCWFIFAAFALVVGVSFALVFNPDKNKK from the coding sequence ATGAATACAAAAGTGCGTTTGGCAGTAATGAACTTCTTGGAGTTCGCTGTATGGGGTGCATACCTCACTTGTATGGGTAATTATCTGGGAAAGGCTGGCCTAGGTGAAAATATTGCATGGTTTTATGCCATACAGGGTATCGTTTCCATCTTTATGCCCACACTAATGGGTATTGTGGCAGATAAATGGATACAGCCCCAGCGATTGCTTGGTCTTTGTCATCTGTTGGCTGGTGTCTTCATGCTTGGCTGTTGGTGGATGGGTGTGCAGGCTGGTTTTGGCAACGAATTGCCCAATAAGTCACTCTTTATCGCTATGTATACCTTGAGTGTGGCATTTTTTATGCCTACCATCGCTTTGGCAAACACTGCAGCTTTCTCCATATTGAAGAAGAATGGTATGGACACCGTGAAAGACTTTCCTCCAATCCGTGTATTGGGAACAGTCGGTTTTATTGCTACAATGTGGTTTGTTAATTGCGCAGTGTGGGAAGATGGTTCGTTTTCGTTCACCCTGGCGGAAAATTCGCATAAGTTCCAGTACACCTATATGCAATTTTTTGTATCAGGTTTGTTGAGTGTCTTGCTCTGTGCTTACTGTTTTACCCTGCCTGAGTGTCCATTGAAGAAACAGGAAGATGGAAAGAACAAATCTATTGTGGAGTCTTTGGGATTGAATGCCTTTAAACTCTTCAAAACCAAGAAGATGGCTTTCTTCTTTATTTTCTCAGCTTTGCTTGGTATGTGTTTGCAAGTGACAAATGGTTATGCAGGACCTTTTATCACGAGTTTTAAGGGTAATCCGGATTTCGCAGATACTTTTGCTGCCAATAATGCAACGTTGTTGACTAGTATCTCTCAGATTAGTGAGGCATTATGTATCTTGATGATACCTTTCTTCCTGAAGCGTTTTGGTATCAAGATAGTTATGCTGATGTCTATGTTTGCCTGGGTATTCCGCTTCGGTTTCTTCGGCGTTGGTGACCCTGCTATGCCTGGTGTTATCTTCTTTGTCCTTTCTTGTATCGTCTACGGTGTTGCTTTCGACTTCTTCAACGTGTCGGGGGGTATCTTCGTTGATCAGGAATGTGCACCCGATATAAAGGCATCAGCCCAGGGCTTGTTTATGATGATGACAAATGGTATTGGTGCTACTATCGGTACGCTGATTGCTGGCGAGGTGGTGAATTACTTCTGTCAGTGGGAAGGCGACTATCTAATGGGTGAGTGGCAGAGTTGTTGGTTTATTTTTGCTGCTTTTGCATTGGTAGTAGGCGTATCATTTGCCTTGGTTTTCAATCCTGATAAGAATAAGAAATAA
- a CDS encoding bifunctional nuclease domain-containing protein: MKRTLLRFENVQQVVGGDGMAVIILTDGERKRALSVVCDEPMSQQLQMRMANPKACRTMLPETLVSLLPESYEMLICGLFEGQYQVMLMNNIGDSVRLRMSDAVLLSLISDIPLYIEDNLMERQCFPFDERAQKIAIPINTMDLSRLQSALADAVENENYELASQLRDEINKRHHERD; encoded by the coding sequence ATGAAGCGTACGCTTTTGAGATTTGAGAATGTGCAGCAGGTGGTTGGTGGCGATGGGATGGCTGTCATCATACTGACCGACGGGGAACGAAAACGTGCCTTGTCTGTGGTGTGCGACGAACCCATGAGTCAGCAACTACAGATGCGCATGGCAAATCCAAAGGCTTGCCGGACCATGTTGCCAGAGACGCTGGTGAGTCTGTTACCGGAATCCTACGAGATGCTGATTTGTGGACTTTTCGAGGGCCAGTATCAGGTTATGCTGATGAATAATATTGGTGATAGTGTCCGTTTACGCATGAGTGATGCCGTGTTGCTGAGTCTCATATCTGATATTCCGCTTTATATTGAGGATAACTTGATGGAACGGCAGTGTTTTCCTTTCGATGAGAGGGCACAGAAGATAGCGATTCCTATTAATACGATGGACCTTTCCAGACTGCAGTCGGCTTTGGCTGATGCTGTTGAGAATGAGAATTATGAACTAGCTTCACAATTGCGTGACGAAATAAACAAGAGACATCATGAAAGAGACTAG
- a CDS encoding 16S rRNA (uracil(1498)-N(3))-methyltransferase, whose translation MKETRYFFVPDAAKQIELPDDEAVHAVRVLRMQAGDEMMLLDGQGSFYRAVLTLTTQKRCQYEIVETLPQKRQWKGCIHLAIAPTKLMDRIEWMAEKATEVGLDKLSFLDCAFSERKTLKLPRVEKIVVSAVKQSRKAYMPELTEMTPFKNFIQQHTSGHRYIAHCYDEVPRVNLFDELKAVNEDEDTLVMIGPEGDFSIDEVRFAVDAGFISVDLGKSRLRTETAGLSAVMMMQLAKQC comes from the coding sequence ATGAAAGAGACTAGATATTTCTTTGTGCCTGATGCTGCTAAGCAGATAGAATTGCCTGATGATGAAGCCGTTCATGCAGTCAGAGTGTTGCGTATGCAGGCTGGTGACGAGATGATGCTGTTGGATGGTCAAGGCTCTTTCTATCGAGCTGTTTTGACCCTTACTACGCAGAAACGTTGTCAGTATGAGATTGTTGAGACACTGCCTCAGAAACGTCAATGGAAGGGTTGTATTCATCTGGCTATCGCTCCGACCAAACTGATGGATAGGATAGAATGGATGGCGGAGAAAGCTACAGAGGTTGGTCTGGATAAACTGTCATTTTTGGATTGTGCTTTTTCAGAACGTAAGACGCTGAAACTTCCACGTGTTGAGAAAATCGTGGTGTCGGCAGTTAAGCAAAGTCGTAAGGCATATATGCCGGAACTGACGGAAATGACACCATTCAAGAACTTTATTCAACAACACACTTCAGGGCATCGTTATATCGCACATTGCTATGACGAGGTGCCTCGTGTGAACCTGTTTGATGAATTGAAAGCTGTCAATGAGGATGAAGATACTTTGGTGATGATAGGTCCTGAGGGCGACTTCTCTATTGACGAAGTGCGTTTTGCTGTTGACGCTGGCTTTATTTCTGTTGATTTAGGAAAGAGTCGCTTGCGTACAGAGACGGCCGGTCTATCGGCAGTAATGATGATGCAACTTGCAAAACAATGCTGA
- a CDS encoding DUF3256 family protein translates to MKKLLIFALLFCSQLSLQAQTDSLNIREVFKLMPDSLLPYLTQNNRLDMIDFMDAKMKAAVDNQLGGESEMTYLSDDSLCIKMNESMTLELKMLRDEKEPIVFMKRTYQITERQKEILIGRYSSSWRPISDVSVKSTLLKRDEEMLEKSYF, encoded by the coding sequence ATGAAAAAACTACTGATATTTGCGCTTCTTTTTTGTTCTCAACTATCGTTGCAGGCACAGACTGATAGTCTGAATATCCGTGAGGTCTTCAAACTGATGCCTGACAGTCTTTTGCCATATCTGACACAGAACAATAGGCTTGATATGATTGATTTCATGGATGCTAAGATGAAAGCTGCTGTAGATAATCAGTTGGGTGGCGAGAGCGAGATGACGTATCTCTCAGACGACTCCCTTTGTATTAAGATGAATGAGTCGATGACCTTGGAATTGAAGATGCTCCGTGATGAGAAAGAGCCTATTGTCTTTATGAAGCGCACCTATCAAATTACAGAACGCCAAAAGGAGATCCTGATTGGCAGGTATTCATCCTCTTGGCGTCCTATATCTGATGTCTCTGTAAAATCTACGCTTTTAAAACGTGATGAAGAGATGCTTGAGAAATCTTACTTTTGA
- a CDS encoding RNA polymerase sigma factor: MSTTDDNQLKLLLQDPATRRKGFEVMVRQYSEQLYWQVRRLVITHEDSNDVLQNAFIKAWSSLDSFHGDSKLITWLSRIAINEALDFLRKQKNRPTLSADNIETGIANQLMADEYFDGDEKEAQLQQAIASLPEVQRTVFLLRYYDDMKYSDISKTLGTSEGALKASYHIAVKKITEFFKQFD, from the coding sequence ATGTCAACAACAGATGATAACCAACTGAAGTTGCTCCTTCAAGACCCAGCCACACGCCGCAAGGGATTTGAAGTAATGGTGCGTCAATATAGCGAACAGCTATACTGGCAGGTACGTCGTTTAGTCATCACACATGAAGACAGTAATGACGTACTACAAAACGCATTTATTAAAGCATGGAGTTCGCTTGACAGTTTTCACGGCGATTCCAAACTGATTACCTGGCTGTCACGAATAGCAATCAACGAGGCGCTCGACTTCTTACGTAAGCAGAAAAACAGGCCAACGCTCAGCGCCGATAATATAGAGACGGGTATCGCCAACCAACTGATGGCTGACGAATATTTTGATGGTGACGAGAAAGAAGCACAGCTGCAACAGGCTATCGCGTCACTCCCAGAGGTTCAGCGTACGGTATTCCTGCTTCGCTACTACGATGATATGAAATACAGCGATATCAGCAAGACACTTGGAACCTCTGAAGGGGCACTGAAAGCCTCCTACCATATTGCCGTCAAAAAAATAACAGAGTTTTTTAAACAATTCGATTAA
- a CDS encoding L,D-transpeptidase family protein yields the protein MAARLRLQLLADSAQDAQQHLGLFISSHTDSLEADRLVSRYYQEGNEWVWLNDENEDFIEKAETTVHFLENEVQKIGFTPKAFFTTEILKDLEHFRTLDFDSTNTSVTKTMAELELNLSKAYIRYALGQRYGFMNPHKVFNRLDKRKEGGYRIVYDVDIEQPSEDFTKLALAHAADENPSLFLAGLESHHPVYNQLKERLTTDSTPDGRQRILCNMERLRWRHTQKTDSTQKHVFINIPSQQLWAIRPDSVFSMRICCGAWKTKTPLLSSKIRLIQLNPEWNIPGSILRDEVSQHAGDSAYFARNDYFIVHRNTGDTISPKDITRTQLRSGAYRVAQHSGPRNSLGRIIFRFNNQFDVYLHDTNNKNAFNYDRRTISHGCVRIQRPFDMVKFLMSDAQEWTLDKIRMNIDMRPEGDKGKRYQREHTDEEDPLKGIKMSYVSVKPHIPVVIDYYTLYPNPETGKWEAWPDRYEYDKQIARRIKPFMP from the coding sequence ATGGCCGCAAGACTAAGACTGCAATTACTTGCAGATAGCGCTCAAGATGCCCAACAGCATCTTGGGCTATTCATTTCTAGTCATACGGACTCATTGGAGGCCGACAGATTGGTAAGTAGATATTATCAGGAAGGAAATGAGTGGGTATGGTTGAACGACGAAAATGAGGATTTTATAGAGAAAGCTGAGACGACAGTTCACTTTCTTGAAAATGAGGTTCAAAAGATTGGTTTTACTCCAAAAGCTTTTTTTACAACAGAGATTCTAAAGGACTTGGAGCATTTCCGCACGTTGGACTTTGACTCTACCAATACTAGCGTCACGAAGACGATGGCTGAACTGGAACTAAATCTCAGTAAGGCATACATACGTTACGCTTTAGGACAACGCTATGGTTTTATGAATCCTCATAAGGTGTTTAACCGACTGGACAAGCGCAAGGAAGGTGGATACCGCATAGTTTATGATGTAGACATAGAACAACCCAGTGAAGATTTTACAAAACTGGCACTTGCACATGCTGCAGATGAGAATCCCTCGCTTTTCCTGGCAGGACTAGAGAGTCATCACCCTGTATATAATCAACTAAAGGAGCGTCTGACAACGGATTCCACACCAGACGGACGTCAACGCATTCTATGTAACATGGAACGTCTGCGCTGGCGTCACACACAAAAAACAGACAGTACGCAGAAGCATGTTTTTATTAATATCCCGTCACAGCAGTTATGGGCCATTCGTCCTGACAGTGTATTCTCAATGCGCATCTGTTGCGGGGCATGGAAAACAAAGACGCCCTTACTATCCAGTAAGATAAGACTGATACAACTAAACCCTGAATGGAATATCCCAGGGAGCATTTTACGCGACGAGGTAAGTCAGCATGCCGGCGATTCTGCTTATTTCGCACGAAACGACTATTTTATCGTACATAGAAATACTGGTGATACCATATCGCCCAAAGACATCACTCGTACCCAATTGCGTAGCGGAGCCTATCGTGTGGCCCAGCATAGCGGACCACGCAACTCACTTGGACGTATCATTTTCCGCTTCAACAACCAATTTGATGTCTATCTGCATGATACAAACAATAAGAATGCCTTTAATTACGACAGGCGCACCATCTCACATGGATGCGTACGTATACAACGTCCATTCGACATGGTAAAATTTTTGATGTCAGATGCTCAAGAGTGGACACTTGACAAGATACGCATGAACATCGATATGCGTCCAGAAGGTGATAAAGGTAAACGCTATCAACGAGAACATACAGACGAAGAGGATCCGCTGAAGGGTATCAAGATGTCCTATGTCAGCGTAAAACCCCATATCCCAGTAGTCATCGACTACTACACCCTATACCCCAACCCGGAAACGGGAAAATGGGAAGCATGGCCTGATCGCTATGAATACGACAAACAAATAGCACGTCGAATTAAACCTTTTATGCCGTAA